In a genomic window of Streptomyces sp. SJL17-4:
- a CDS encoding S1 family peptidase, translated as MRTTPTRTVRLLAVAAGLAAAAALAAPTASAGTADTAQSPRTFDAAALSATGDAVLAADVAGTAWHVDTATGKLVVTADSTVSPAEIAKIKRQAGANADAIRVERTPGKFSKLISGGDAIYATSWRCSLGFNVKDSAGNFYFLTAGHCTDGAGSWYSNSSRTTVLGSTSGSSFPTNDYGIVRYTNSNVTKSGTVGNVDITSAANATVGMSVTRRGSTTGTHSGSVTGLNATVNYGGGDIVYGMIRTNVCAEPGDSGGPLYSGSRAIGLTSGGSGNCSSGGTTFFQPVTEALSAYGVSVF; from the coding sequence ATGCGCACCACCCCCACGAGAACCGTCCGGCTGCTCGCCGTCGCGGCGGGCCTCGCCGCCGCCGCGGCGCTCGCCGCCCCCACCGCGAGCGCCGGCACCGCCGACACCGCACAGAGCCCCCGCACCTTCGACGCCGCCGCCCTCTCGGCGACCGGTGACGCCGTACTCGCCGCCGACGTGGCCGGCACCGCCTGGCACGTCGACACCGCCACCGGCAAGCTGGTCGTCACCGCCGACTCCACCGTCTCCCCGGCCGAGATCGCGAAGATCAAGCGGCAGGCCGGCGCGAACGCGGACGCCATCCGGGTCGAACGCACCCCCGGAAAGTTCAGCAAGCTGATATCCGGCGGCGACGCGATCTACGCCACCAGCTGGCGCTGCTCGCTCGGCTTCAACGTCAAGGACAGCGCGGGGAACTTCTACTTCCTCACCGCCGGTCACTGCACCGACGGCGCGGGCAGCTGGTACTCCAACTCCTCCCGGACCACCGTCCTCGGCAGTACGTCGGGGTCGAGCTTCCCCACCAACGACTACGGCATCGTCCGCTACACCAACAGCAACGTCACCAAGTCCGGCACCGTCGGCAACGTGGACATCACCAGCGCCGCCAACGCGACGGTCGGCATGTCGGTCACCCGCCGGGGTTCCACCACGGGCACCCACAGCGGCTCGGTCACCGGTCTCAACGCCACCGTGAACTACGGCGGCGGGGACATCGTCTACGGCATGATCCGCACGAACGTCTGCGCCGAGCCCGGCGACTCCGGCGGCCCGCTCTACTCCGGCAGCCGCGCGATCGGCCTCACCTCGGGCGGCAGCGGCAACTGCTCCTCGGGTGGGACGACCTTCTTCCAGCCCGTGACGGAGGCGCTGAGCGCGTACGGGGTCAGCGTCTTCTAG
- a CDS encoding DUF3533 domain-containing protein has product MSLVDELKSAVTPRAALLVVGVFALQLLFITSYVGALHHPKPRDVPFGVVAPQQVSAQLVGQLDQLPGAPLDPRTVADEATARNQILNRDIDGALVVDPTGRTDTLLVASGGGTVLSSALETILTRVEGTQQRTVRTVDVAPASAEDFDGLSAFYLVVGWCVGGYICAAILAISAGSRPANRERAIIRLGVLAIYSVLGGLGGAVIVGPVLGALPGSVAALWGLGTLVVFAVGAATLALQAVFGIVGIGLAILLIVVAGNPSAGGAFPLPMLPPFWNAIGPALPPGAGTWAARSIAYFKGNDMTGSMLVLSAWAVVGVVVTLVMSSLKRKPESEPIAEEVETASGARTL; this is encoded by the coding sequence ATGAGCCTCGTCGACGAACTGAAAAGCGCCGTCACCCCCCGAGCCGCCCTCCTGGTCGTCGGCGTCTTCGCCCTCCAGCTGCTGTTCATCACCTCGTACGTCGGGGCCCTGCACCACCCCAAGCCGAGGGACGTCCCCTTCGGCGTCGTCGCGCCGCAACAGGTCTCCGCACAGCTCGTCGGGCAGCTGGACCAGCTCCCCGGCGCCCCGCTCGACCCCCGTACGGTCGCCGACGAGGCCACGGCACGGAACCAGATCCTGAACCGGGACATCGACGGCGCCCTGGTCGTCGACCCCACCGGCCGCACCGACACCCTGCTCGTGGCCTCCGGCGGCGGCACCGTGCTCTCCTCGGCCCTGGAGACGATCCTCACCCGGGTGGAGGGGACCCAGCAGCGCACCGTACGGACCGTCGACGTGGCCCCCGCGTCCGCGGAGGACTTCGACGGGCTCTCGGCCTTCTACCTCGTCGTCGGCTGGTGCGTCGGCGGCTACATCTGCGCCGCGATCCTGGCGATCAGCGCGGGCTCCCGGCCCGCGAACCGGGAACGCGCGATCATCCGCCTCGGGGTCCTCGCGATCTACTCGGTCCTCGGCGGGCTCGGCGGCGCGGTCATCGTCGGCCCGGTCCTGGGCGCCCTGCCCGGCAGCGTCGCCGCCCTGTGGGGGCTCGGGACGCTGGTCGTCTTCGCCGTCGGCGCCGCCACCCTCGCCCTGCAGGCGGTCTTCGGGATCGTCGGCATCGGCCTGGCGATCCTGCTCATCGTGGTCGCGGGCAACCCCAGCGCGGGAGGCGCCTTCCCGCTGCCGATGCTGCCCCCGTTCTGGAACGCGATCGGCCCCGCCCTGCCCCCGGGCGCCGGCACCTGGGCGGCGCGCTCGATCGCCTACTTCAAGGGCAACGACATGACGGGCTCGATGCTGGTCCTCTCGGCCTGGGCGGTCGTCGGCGTGGTCGTCACCCTGGTCATGTCCTCCCTGAAGCGCAAGCCCGAGTCGGAGCCGATCGCGGAGGAAGTCGAGACCGCGAGCGGCGCGCGGACCCTCTGA
- the dnaE gene encoding DNA polymerase III subunit alpha — protein sequence MPGFTHLHTTSGYSLRYGASHPERLAARAAERGMDALALTDRDTLAGTIRFAKACAKAGIRPLFGVDLAYEPTAPGPGPGRSGPGEGKARASASGGTRDLGRVSDGGPQDIRTAPGNAQDTRRVPDRGPQDIRRVPIRGGAFVDESAPRALFLARSRTGWASLCAMITAAHAGGGERPLLPWSALCDDDVFVLLGPDSDVGRALAAGRPDRAVRLLAPWRERYGDALRLAAVDHGRSGTGPGSLRLAARTVGFAAEQGVRPVLSNAVRYADPGQGPVADVLDSARRLVPVDPRKELDSGQAWLKGTDGPDGMLAAAERIVEAAGFRRDTAHRLLEQTATVAAACLVDPEDDLGIGSAHFPEPHLVGAEHRTAQRVLTSRAAAGMILKGYEKRGAYWDRMHRELDVIAHHRFAPYFLTVAQVVDDVRQMGIRVAARGSGAGSLVNHLLGIAHADPVEHGLLMERFLSKRRTALPDIDIDVESARRLEVYRAIIDRFGTARVATVSMPETYRVRHAVRDVGAALSLDPAEIDRIAKAFPHIRARDALAALDELPELRELAEESRREGGKYGRLWELVEALDALPRGTAMHPCGVLLSDASLLARTPVVPTSGEGFPMSQFDKEDVEDLGLLKLDVLGVRMQSAMAHAVAEVERATGNRPDIDAVPEGDPETYRLIRSTETLGCFQIESPGQRDLVGRLQPATFHDLVVDISLFRPGPVAADMVRPFIEARHGRAPVRYPHPDLEETLRETYGVVVFHEQIIEIVRIMTGCGRDEADQVRRGLSDPESQGRIKLWFARQASARGYADEVVARTWEIVAAFGSYGFCKAHAVAFAVPTYQSAWLKAHHPAAFYAGLLTHDPGMYPKRLLLADARRRGVPVLPLDVNRSAVAHRIELVSESSDSPPATRWGLRLGLTDVHGISEAESARIEAGQPYASLLDFWERARPRTPVAERLAQVGALDAFGANRRDLLLHLTELRRIQRGAASHGGQLPLAQGGKTAPIGLPDLDETERLSAELGILGMDASRHLMGDHHAFLRELGVVSAQRLRETPHGRTVLVAGAKAATQTPPIRSGKRVIFTTLDDGTGLVDLAFFDDAHERCAHTVFHSWLLLVRGVVQRRGPRSVSVVGAAAWNLAELVELRASGGLDAVGDLLAEPDPAAPAVLAGGNGDSGRRITMSTGYEMNPWADLEPAGEGAPNGRKLWHSSPGSAG from the coding sequence ATGCCGGGGTTCACGCATCTGCACACCACGTCGGGCTACTCCCTGCGCTACGGCGCCTCCCACCCCGAGCGACTCGCCGCGCGTGCCGCCGAGCGCGGCATGGACGCGCTCGCCCTGACCGACCGCGACACCCTCGCGGGCACGATCCGCTTCGCGAAGGCCTGCGCGAAGGCAGGGATCCGCCCCCTGTTCGGCGTGGACCTCGCCTACGAGCCGACAGCGCCCGGACCGGGGCCGGGACGGTCCGGACCGGGGGAGGGGAAGGCGCGGGCGTCCGCGTCCGGCGGCACGCGGGACCTCGGGCGGGTGTCCGACGGCGGCCCGCAGGACATCCGAACGGCGCCCGGCAACGCGCAGGACACCCGAAGGGTGCCCGACCGCGGCCCGCAGGACATCCGGCGAGTGCCCATCCGCGGCGGCGCCTTCGTCGACGAGTCCGCGCCCCGCGCCCTCTTCCTCGCCCGCTCCCGCACCGGCTGGGCCTCGCTCTGCGCGATGATCACCGCCGCCCACGCCGGAGGCGGGGAGCGGCCCCTGCTGCCCTGGTCCGCCCTGTGCGACGACGACGTCTTCGTCCTCCTCGGCCCCGACTCCGACGTCGGACGGGCCCTCGCCGCCGGCCGCCCCGACCGGGCCGTCCGTCTGCTCGCGCCCTGGCGCGAGCGGTACGGCGACGCGCTGCGCCTCGCGGCCGTCGACCACGGGCGCTCCGGCACCGGACCCGGCTCCCTGCGGCTCGCCGCCCGTACCGTCGGCTTCGCCGCCGAGCAGGGCGTCCGGCCGGTCCTCAGCAACGCCGTCCGGTACGCCGACCCCGGCCAGGGCCCGGTCGCCGACGTCCTCGACTCCGCCCGCCGCCTCGTCCCCGTCGACCCCCGCAAGGAGCTCGACAGCGGCCAGGCCTGGCTCAAGGGGACCGACGGCCCCGACGGCATGCTCGCCGCCGCCGAACGGATCGTCGAGGCCGCCGGCTTCCGTCGGGACACCGCCCACCGGCTCCTCGAACAGACCGCGACGGTCGCCGCCGCCTGCCTGGTCGACCCCGAGGACGACCTCGGCATCGGCTCCGCGCACTTCCCCGAACCGCACCTCGTCGGCGCCGAGCACCGCACCGCCCAGCGCGTCCTCACCTCCCGCGCCGCCGCCGGCATGATCCTCAAGGGGTACGAGAAACGGGGCGCCTACTGGGACCGGATGCACCGCGAGCTGGACGTCATCGCCCACCACCGCTTCGCCCCCTACTTCCTGACGGTCGCCCAGGTCGTCGACGACGTACGGCAGATGGGCATCCGGGTCGCCGCCCGGGGCTCCGGTGCCGGCTCCCTCGTCAACCACCTCCTCGGCATCGCCCACGCCGACCCGGTCGAGCACGGCCTCCTGATGGAACGCTTCCTCTCCAAGCGCCGCACCGCCCTGCCCGACATCGACATCGACGTGGAGTCCGCCCGCCGTCTGGAGGTCTACCGGGCGATCATCGACCGCTTCGGCACCGCACGCGTCGCCACCGTCTCCATGCCCGAGACCTACCGGGTCCGCCACGCGGTACGGGACGTGGGCGCGGCCCTCTCCCTGGACCCGGCCGAGATCGACCGGATCGCCAAGGCCTTCCCGCACATCCGCGCCCGTGACGCCCTCGCCGCCCTCGACGAACTGCCCGAACTGCGCGAACTCGCGGAGGAGTCGCGACGGGAAGGAGGGAAGTACGGCAGGCTCTGGGAGCTGGTCGAAGCCCTCGACGCGCTCCCGCGCGGCACCGCCATGCACCCCTGCGGCGTCCTCCTCTCGGACGCCTCGCTGCTCGCCCGTACCCCCGTGGTGCCCACCAGCGGCGAGGGCTTCCCCATGTCCCAGTTCGACAAGGAGGACGTGGAGGACCTCGGGCTGCTCAAGCTCGACGTCCTCGGCGTGCGGATGCAGTCCGCGATGGCCCACGCCGTCGCCGAGGTCGAGCGGGCCACCGGCAACCGCCCGGACATCGACGCCGTCCCGGAGGGCGACCCCGAGACGTACCGGCTCATCCGCTCCACCGAGACCCTCGGCTGCTTCCAGATCGAGTCGCCGGGCCAGCGCGACCTGGTCGGCCGGCTCCAGCCCGCCACCTTCCACGACCTCGTCGTCGACATCTCGCTCTTCCGGCCGGGCCCGGTCGCCGCCGACATGGTCCGCCCCTTCATCGAGGCCCGGCACGGCCGCGCGCCCGTCCGCTACCCGCACCCCGACCTGGAGGAGACGCTGCGGGAGACGTACGGCGTGGTCGTCTTCCACGAGCAGATCATCGAGATCGTACGGATCATGACCGGCTGCGGCCGCGACGAGGCCGACCAGGTACGGCGCGGGCTCTCGGACCCGGAGTCGCAGGGCCGGATCAAGCTCTGGTTCGCCCGGCAGGCCTCGGCGCGCGGATACGCGGACGAGGTCGTCGCCCGTACCTGGGAGATCGTGGCCGCCTTCGGCTCGTACGGCTTCTGCAAGGCGCACGCGGTGGCCTTCGCCGTACCGACGTACCAGTCCGCCTGGCTCAAGGCGCACCACCCGGCCGCCTTCTACGCCGGGCTGCTCACCCACGACCCCGGCATGTACCCCAAGCGGCTGCTGCTCGCGGACGCGCGACGGCGGGGGGTGCCGGTGCTGCCGCTGGATGTGAACCGGTCGGCGGTCGCCCACCGTATCGAACTGGTGTCTGAATCATCGGATTCCCCGCCCGCGACCCGGTGGGGGCTCCGGCTGGGCCTCACCGACGTCCATGGCATCAGCGAGGCCGAGAGCGCACGGATCGAGGCCGGGCAGCCGTACGCCTCCCTCCTCGACTTCTGGGAGCGGGCCCGCCCCCGCACCCCCGTCGCCGAACGGCTCGCCCAGGTCGGCGCGTTGGACGCCTTCGGCGCCAACCGCCGCGACCTCCTCCTGCACCTCACCGAACTCCGGCGCATCCAGCGCGGAGCCGCCTCGCACGGCGGTCAACTCCCGCTCGCCCAGGGCGGGAAGACCGCCCCGATCGGCCTGCCCGACCTCGACGAGACGGAACGCCTCAGCGCCGAGCTCGGCATCCTCGGCATGGACGCCTCCCGGCACCTCATGGGCGACCACCACGCCTTCCTCCGCGAACTCGGCGTCGTCTCCGCCCAGCGCCTCCGCGAGACCCCGCACGGCAGGACCGTCCTCGTCGCGGGCGCCAAGGCCGCCACCCAGACCCCGCCGATCCGCTCCGGCAAGCGCGTCATCTTCACCACCCTCGACGACGGCACCGGTCTGGTCGACCTCGCCTTCTTCGACGACGCCCACGAGCGCTGCGCCCACACCGTCTTCCACTCCTGGCTGCTGCTGGTCCGGGGAGTGGTGCAGCGGCGCGGTCCGCGCAGCGTCAGCGTGGTCGGCGCCGCGGCCTGGAACCTCGCCGAACTCGTCGAACTCCGGGCGTCCGGCGGCCTGGACGCGGTGGGAGACCTGCTCGCCGAACCCGACCCGGCCGCCCCGGCGGTTCTGGCCGGCGGGAACGGTGACTCCGGCCGCCGCATCACGATGTCCACCGGGTACGAGATGAACCCCTGGGCCGACCTCGAGCCGGCGGGCGAAGGGGCTCCGAACGGACGGAAGTTGTGGCACAGCAGCCCGGGTTCGGCGGGCTGA
- a CDS encoding Clp protease N-terminal domain-containing protein, whose translation MFERFTKAARAVVKGAVDHAERGGATVVTQEHLLLALLDGEGTRATTALRTLCPPDRRPSLVAALTDARRRAGLSRADEEALADLGIDVGAIVARVEETHGEGALAGDRKDSGWRSGRRSFSREAKTVLEKSLRVALARKDREIGDEHILLALTTTGGVVAEVLADHGVTYASVDTAVSGAATP comes from the coding sequence ATGTTCGAACGGTTCACGAAGGCCGCGCGCGCCGTGGTGAAGGGCGCGGTCGACCACGCGGAGCGGGGTGGCGCGACGGTCGTCACCCAGGAGCATCTGCTCCTCGCCCTGCTCGACGGGGAGGGCACCCGGGCGACGACGGCCCTGCGCACCCTGTGCCCGCCGGACCGCCGGCCGTCCCTGGTGGCCGCGCTGACCGACGCCCGGCGCCGGGCGGGGCTCTCCCGGGCGGACGAGGAGGCGCTGGCGGACCTCGGCATCGACGTCGGCGCGATCGTGGCGCGGGTGGAGGAGACCCACGGCGAGGGCGCGCTGGCCGGCGACCGCAAGGACTCCGGATGGCGGTCGGGCCGCCGCTCCTTCTCGCGGGAGGCCAAGACCGTCCTGGAGAAGTCCCTCCGGGTGGCACTGGCCCGCAAGGACCGGGAGATCGGCGACGAGCACATCCTGCTCGCCCTCACCACGACCGGCGGGGTCGTCGCGGAGGTCCTGGCCGACCACGGCGTGACGTACGCCTCCGTCGACACGGCGGTCTCCGGGGCCGCGACCCCCTGA
- a CDS encoding HTH domain-containing protein: protein MTDATDLAARAGDRDPRVGLRAVSALRRLLEQLEAVQVRSARNQGWSWQEIATELGVSRQAVHKKYGRQ, encoded by the coding sequence ATGACCGATGCGACCGATCTCGCCGCACGGGCGGGCGACCGCGACCCACGGGTCGGGCTACGGGCCGTCTCCGCCCTGAGGCGATTGCTCGAACAGCTGGAAGCCGTCCAGGTGCGCAGTGCGCGCAACCAGGGATGGTCGTGGCAGGAGATCGCGACCGAACTGGGTGTCAGCCGACAGGCCGTCCACAAGAAGTACGGGAGGCAGTGA
- a CDS encoding alpha/beta fold hydrolase, translating to MLPWKHAVRALSVLLLTAAATLAPTTAASARTETVAATSRGWNDYSCKPSAAHPRPVVLVHGTLGNSVDNWLALAPYLVNRGYCVFSLDYGQLPNVPFFHGLGPIEASAGQLDTYVDRVLAATGAPEADIVGHSQGGMMPRWYLKFLGGAEKVNALVGIAPDNHGTTLLGLTKLLPYFPGAEDLIKATTPALADQIAGSPFITKLNEGGDTVPGVRYHVIATQYDQVVTPYRSQFLSGPNVTNVLIQDKCALDLSEHVAIGTVDRVTFHEVANALDPAHATPTTCLSVIG from the coding sequence ATGCTGCCCTGGAAACACGCCGTCAGAGCCCTGTCCGTCCTGCTGCTGACCGCCGCCGCCACCCTCGCCCCGACCACCGCCGCCTCGGCCCGAACCGAGACCGTCGCCGCCACCAGCCGGGGCTGGAACGACTACTCCTGCAAGCCCTCCGCCGCGCACCCGCGGCCCGTCGTCCTCGTCCACGGGACCCTCGGGAACTCCGTCGACAACTGGCTCGCCCTCGCGCCGTACCTGGTCAACCGCGGTTACTGCGTCTTCTCGCTCGACTACGGCCAGCTGCCGAACGTGCCGTTCTTCCACGGTCTCGGGCCCATCGAGGCCTCCGCCGGCCAGCTCGACACCTACGTCGACCGGGTCCTCGCCGCCACCGGCGCCCCCGAGGCGGACATCGTCGGACACTCGCAGGGCGGCATGATGCCCCGCTGGTACCTCAAGTTCCTCGGCGGGGCCGAGAAGGTGAACGCGCTCGTCGGGATCGCCCCCGACAACCACGGCACCACCCTGCTCGGCCTCACCAAGCTCCTGCCGTACTTCCCCGGCGCCGAGGACCTCATCAAGGCCACCACCCCCGCGCTCGCCGACCAGATCGCCGGCTCGCCGTTCATCACCAAGCTCAACGAGGGCGGCGACACCGTGCCCGGGGTCCGCTACCACGTCATCGCGACCCAGTACGACCAGGTGGTCACCCCGTACCGCTCGCAGTTCCTGAGCGGCCCGAACGTCACCAACGTCCTCATCCAGGACAAGTGCGCGCTCGACCTGTCCGAGCACGTGGCGATCGGCACGGTGGACCGGGTCACCTTCCACGAGGTGGCGAATGCCCTCGACCCGGCCCACGCGACCCCGACCACCTGCCTCTCGGTGATCGGCTAG
- a CDS encoding lytic polysaccharide monooxygenase gives MTSRRTAAVTATAVLALSGIGLASAPAFAHGSMTDPVSRVSACYAEGPEAPKSAACKAAVAASGAQAFYDWNAVNIADAAGKHRELIPDGKLCSAANDKYRGLDLARADWPASSMNSGAHTFRYKGTAPHRGSFALYVTKDGYDPSKPLTWSDLEDTPFATVTDPRMEGGDYVFQGTVPKKSGRHLIYSIWQRSDSPEAFYTCSDVVFGKDSGGGTAPAPTASAPSDEQIEDGQDESSVEHGGHGDGDASTGAEQTGAAPEPSQEPSQETGQEAQPAPAAEPETAEASSAAPNAPAPATGSDSGVELAETGGDATTPYLAVGGAAVLALGAAVLFGSTRRRRTQR, from the coding sequence ATGACTTCTCGCCGTACCGCCGCCGTCACCGCCACCGCGGTTCTGGCTCTCTCCGGGATCGGGCTCGCGTCCGCGCCCGCGTTCGCGCACGGGTCGATGACCGATCCGGTGAGCCGGGTCTCGGCCTGTTACGCGGAGGGGCCCGAGGCGCCGAAGTCGGCGGCCTGCAAGGCGGCCGTGGCGGCGAGCGGGGCGCAGGCGTTCTACGACTGGAACGCGGTGAACATCGCCGACGCCGCCGGGAAGCACCGTGAGCTGATCCCGGACGGCAAGCTGTGCAGCGCGGCCAACGACAAGTACCGGGGTCTCGACCTCGCGCGGGCCGACTGGCCGGCGAGCAGCATGAACTCCGGTGCGCACACCTTCCGTTACAAGGGGACCGCGCCGCACCGGGGCTCGTTCGCGCTGTACGTGACGAAGGACGGGTACGACCCGTCGAAGCCGCTGACGTGGTCGGACCTGGAGGACACGCCGTTCGCCACGGTGACCGACCCGCGGATGGAGGGCGGCGACTACGTCTTCCAGGGCACGGTGCCGAAGAAGTCCGGCCGCCACCTGATCTACTCGATCTGGCAGCGCTCGGACTCCCCCGAGGCCTTCTACACCTGCTCGGACGTGGTGTTCGGGAAGGACAGCGGCGGCGGTACGGCCCCGGCGCCGACCGCCTCCGCGCCGAGCGACGAGCAGATCGAGGACGGTCAGGACGAGTCCTCGGTCGAGCACGGCGGGCACGGGGACGGTGACGCCTCCACGGGTGCGGAGCAGACGGGCGCGGCACCCGAGCCGAGCCAGGAGCCGAGCCAGGAGACCGGCCAGGAGGCGCAGCCCGCCCCGGCCGCCGAACCGGAGACCGCCGAGGCCTCGTCCGCCGCGCCCAACGCGCCTGCTCCGGCGACCGGTTCGGACTCCGGTGTGGAGCTGGCCGAGACCGGTGGCGACGCCACGACCCCGTATCTCGCGGTCGGTGGCGCCGCCGTGCTCGCGCTCGGCGCGGCCGTGCTCTTCGGGTCGACGCGCCGGCGGCGTACCCAGCGCTAG
- a CDS encoding response regulator translates to MTNVLVVDDDFMVAKLHCRYVSAVAGFTVSGVAHSGADALRAAERLRPDLVLLDVFLPDMDGIQVLRELRAAGLGMDALFITAARDVGTIREALRAGALHYLIKPFSQAALHEQLRHVASLRSRLDELDEARQEDVDQIFGTRPRGSRELPKGLAAHTADLVDSVLRAHPEGLSATECAEAGSLSRVSARRYLEYFAETGRAEITLRYGGTGRPERRYRRLG, encoded by the coding sequence GTGACGAACGTGCTGGTGGTGGACGACGACTTCATGGTCGCCAAGCTGCACTGCCGCTATGTGTCGGCGGTGGCGGGCTTCACGGTGTCCGGGGTCGCGCACAGCGGCGCCGACGCCCTGCGGGCGGCCGAGCGGCTCAGGCCCGACCTGGTGCTCCTCGACGTGTTCCTGCCGGACATGGACGGCATCCAGGTGCTGCGGGAGCTGCGGGCGGCGGGCCTGGGCATGGACGCGCTCTTCATCACGGCGGCGCGGGACGTGGGCACGATCCGCGAGGCGCTGCGGGCGGGGGCGCTGCACTATCTGATCAAGCCGTTCAGCCAGGCGGCGCTGCACGAGCAGCTCCGCCACGTGGCCTCGCTGCGCAGCCGTCTCGACGAACTCGACGAGGCCCGCCAGGAGGACGTCGACCAGATCTTCGGCACCCGCCCGCGCGGCTCCCGGGAACTCCCGAAGGGCCTGGCAGCCCATACGGCCGACCTGGTCGACTCGGTCCTCCGCGCCCACCCGGAGGGTCTGTCGGCGACGGAGTGCGCGGAGGCCGGCTCCCTGTCCCGGGTGAGCGCCCGCCGCTATCTGGAGTACTTCGCGGAGACGGGCCGAGCGGAGATCACGCTGCGGTACGGGGGGACGGGACGGCCGGAGCGGCGCTACCGGCGGCTGGGCTGA
- a CDS encoding tripartite tricarboxylate transporter substrate binding protein → MRLRTPFALLGAALLVLVGPPLLSPGSGSDTGTRIPGLRFMVPNTPGGGYDITARTAAKNAEEADLTGDIEVFNLPGAGGTVGLTRLVGERGNGRLAMSMGLGVVGAVHTNETPRTLADTTPIARLTEEQDIVVVGKDSPYRTIDELLAAWKKNPGKLPVGGGSSPGGPDHLAPMLMAQAAGIAPKDVNYVPFDGGGELLASILGDKVAFGVSGVGEYLDQIKAGELRLLAVTGPKRVPGLDAPTLREAGLDTEFTNWRGIVAPPGLSDAEREKLVTLVTELHDSPQWRESLKTHGWNDAFLPGEEFGTFLAEQDRRVGSVLKELGL, encoded by the coding sequence GTGCGGTTGCGCACCCCCTTCGCCCTCCTCGGGGCCGCGCTCCTGGTGCTGGTGGGTCCGCCACTGCTCAGTCCCGGCAGCGGCTCCGACACCGGCACCCGGATACCCGGCCTGCGATTCATGGTCCCCAACACCCCCGGCGGCGGTTACGACATCACCGCCCGCACCGCCGCCAAGAACGCCGAGGAGGCGGACCTCACCGGCGACATCGAGGTCTTCAACCTGCCCGGCGCGGGCGGCACCGTCGGCCTCACCCGGCTCGTCGGCGAACGCGGCAACGGCCGGCTCGCCATGTCCATGGGCCTCGGCGTCGTCGGCGCCGTCCACACCAACGAGACCCCCAGAACCCTCGCGGACACCACCCCGATCGCCCGGCTCACCGAGGAGCAGGACATCGTCGTGGTCGGCAAGGACTCCCCGTACAGGACGATCGACGAGCTGCTCGCCGCCTGGAAGAAGAACCCCGGCAAGCTGCCCGTCGGCGGCGGCTCCTCGCCCGGCGGCCCCGACCACCTCGCCCCCATGCTGATGGCCCAGGCCGCGGGCATCGCCCCCAAGGACGTCAACTACGTCCCCTTCGACGGCGGCGGCGAACTCCTCGCCTCCATCCTCGGCGACAAGGTCGCCTTCGGCGTCTCCGGCGTCGGCGAGTACCTCGACCAGATCAAGGCCGGCGAACTGCGCCTGCTCGCCGTCACGGGACCGAAGCGCGTCCCCGGCCTCGACGCCCCCACCCTCCGCGAGGCGGGCCTCGACACCGAGTTCACCAACTGGCGCGGCATCGTCGCCCCGCCCGGCCTCTCCGACGCCGAGCGCGAGAAGCTCGTCACCCTGGTGACCGAACTCCACGACTCCCCGCAGTGGCGCGAGTCGCTGAAGACCCACGGCTGGAACGACGCCTTCCTGCCCGGCGAGGAGTTCGGCACCTTCCTCGCCGAGCAGGACCGCCGCGTCGGCTCCGTACTGAAGGAGCTCGGCCTGTGA
- a CDS encoding tripartite tricarboxylate transporter TctB family protein translates to MNEKKPTPRAWLRERSELGVGVLLFVLGVLVLTDALTLDADLAGRGPVGPATVPLVVGCGLLVVAVLLSVDVLRGGRGEAEAGEDVDLTEPADWRTVLLLAGVFLAFAVLIGPVGFPVAGALLFWGAAYALGSRHLHRDPLIAAVLSLLTYAVFDKLLGVPLPGGPLMGVI, encoded by the coding sequence GTGAACGAGAAGAAGCCCACCCCCAGGGCCTGGCTGCGCGAGCGGTCCGAACTCGGCGTCGGCGTCCTGCTGTTCGTCCTCGGCGTGCTCGTCCTCACCGACGCCCTCACCCTCGACGCCGACCTCGCCGGCCGCGGCCCCGTCGGTCCCGCCACCGTCCCCCTCGTCGTCGGCTGCGGACTGCTCGTCGTCGCCGTCCTCCTCTCCGTCGACGTCCTGCGCGGCGGCCGCGGCGAGGCCGAGGCCGGTGAGGACGTCGACCTGACCGAGCCCGCCGACTGGCGCACGGTCCTGCTCCTCGCCGGCGTCTTCCTCGCCTTCGCCGTCCTCATCGGCCCCGTCGGCTTCCCCGTCGCCGGAGCGCTCCTCTTCTGGGGCGCGGCGTACGCCCTCGGCAGCCGCCACCTCCACCGCGACCCGCTGATCGCAGCCGTCCTCTCGCTCCTGACCTACGCCGTCTTCGACAAGCTGCTCGGCGTCCCGCTGCCCGGCGGTCCGCTGATGGGAGTGATCTGA